A stretch of the Snodgrassella alvi genome encodes the following:
- the ispC gene encoding 1-deoxy-D-xylulose-5-phosphate reductoisomerase produces the protein MNGCKPISITILGATGSIGLNTLDVIGRHPERFVVFALTAHQQIDRLAELCFRFQPMYAVVATAQQACVLQAQLQTAALKTEVLYGEQALCEVAQASETDAVMAAIVGAAGLKPTLAAAKAGKIIYLANKETLVVAGALFMQTVQQYGARLLPVDSEHNAIFQSLPADYQGNPQLAGVESLILTASGGPFLHTPLDEFATITPEAAINHPNWKMGRKISVDSASMMNKGLELIEARWLFNVTAKQLEVVIHPQSVIHSMVRYIDGSVLAQMGKPDMRIPIAHCLGLPDRIVSGVKQLDFTRLSGLNFFAPDFVRFPCLKLAYDVLNSSNDASSCVLNAANEIAVAAFLDEQIRFTELAQVVESCLQQFSGSTAASIEEFLFLDEQVRSAAKTWVAGRAAS, from the coding sequence ATGAATGGTTGTAAACCGATATCAATTACCATTCTGGGTGCTACCGGCAGCATAGGCCTGAATACGCTAGATGTTATAGGCCGCCATCCCGAACGCTTTGTTGTCTTTGCTTTGACAGCGCACCAGCAAATTGATCGTTTGGCCGAATTGTGTTTTCGTTTCCAACCGATGTACGCAGTGGTAGCCACCGCCCAGCAGGCCTGCGTATTGCAGGCGCAATTACAGACAGCGGCACTGAAAACCGAAGTATTGTATGGTGAGCAGGCGCTGTGTGAAGTGGCACAGGCCAGTGAAACAGATGCTGTAATGGCTGCTATTGTTGGCGCGGCCGGACTTAAACCGACTCTTGCTGCAGCAAAAGCCGGTAAAATCATATATCTGGCCAATAAAGAGACTTTAGTAGTGGCTGGTGCCTTATTCATGCAAACTGTACAGCAGTACGGTGCGCGTCTATTACCGGTTGATAGCGAACATAATGCCATCTTTCAGTCTTTGCCTGCTGATTATCAGGGTAATCCTCAACTGGCTGGCGTGGAATCGCTGATTTTAACGGCTTCAGGTGGCCCCTTTCTGCATACACCGTTAGATGAATTTGCCACAATTACCCCAGAAGCTGCTATAAACCATCCTAACTGGAAAATGGGACGTAAAATTTCAGTGGATTCTGCCAGCATGATGAACAAAGGGCTTGAACTGATAGAAGCTCGCTGGCTATTCAATGTAACAGCTAAACAGCTGGAAGTAGTTATCCATCCACAAAGTGTGATACACAGTATGGTACGCTATATTGATGGTTCTGTACTGGCACAAATGGGCAAGCCGGACATGCGCATACCGATTGCGCACTGTCTGGGTTTGCCAGATAGAATTGTTTCAGGCGTCAAACAACTGGATTTTACGCGTTTAAGTGGCTTAAACTTTTTTGCACCGGATTTTGTACGCTTTCCCTGCCTGAAATTGGCATATGATGTACTGAACAGCAGCAATGACGCCAGCTCTTGTGTCCTGAATGCAGCTAATGAAATTGCCGTGGCCGCTTTTCTGGATGAGCAGATTCGGTTTACTGAATTGGCACAGGTCGTTGAAAGCTGCCTGCAGCAATTCAGCGGCTCTACAGCAGCATCCATCGAAGAATTTCTGTTTCTGGATGAGCAGGTGCGCAGTGCTGCTAAAACATGGGTGGCCGGTAGGGCTGCCAGCTGA
- a CDS encoding phosphatidate cytidylyltransferase: MLKQRILTALILLPLMIGMLFGANNSLWAAFSGLIALLALWEYARIVHFTHVQNLLYLLLSAAGGFCLYLYHQQTYTPVWLQIVVLLFWLIIVPFWLKFKWKVKANLLGVLTGWILMLPFWQALISLRPDARSATALLSIMALVWIADIAAYFVGRTFGKRKLAPTISPNKSWEGAIGAVFCVAIYTLILQQRGWLPVNLPAWQTMILAAILTAVSICGDLLESWLKRAGGVKDSSKLLPGHGGVFDRVDSLIAVLSVYAALVVCFNIK, encoded by the coding sequence ATGCTCAAACAACGTATTCTCACTGCACTAATCCTGTTGCCCTTAATGATAGGTATGTTGTTTGGGGCCAATAACAGCTTATGGGCTGCTTTCAGTGGCCTCATTGCATTGCTGGCTTTATGGGAATATGCCCGTATTGTCCATTTCACCCATGTACAAAACCTACTCTATTTGCTGCTGAGTGCAGCAGGTGGTTTCTGCCTGTATCTTTATCATCAACAGACTTACACACCTGTATGGTTACAGATAGTTGTATTGCTGTTTTGGCTGATAATCGTCCCCTTCTGGTTAAAATTTAAATGGAAAGTTAAAGCAAACTTGCTTGGTGTATTGACAGGTTGGATATTAATGTTGCCTTTCTGGCAAGCTTTAATTTCTCTGCGTCCAGATGCCAGATCAGCCACTGCACTACTGTCGATCATGGCTTTAGTATGGATTGCTGATATTGCCGCCTATTTTGTTGGCCGGACATTCGGTAAACGTAAACTAGCACCGACCATCAGCCCGAATAAAAGTTGGGAAGGGGCAATAGGTGCCGTATTCTGCGTTGCAATATATACATTAATATTGCAGCAGCGCGGATGGCTACCTGTTAATCTGCCGGCGTGGCAAACCATGATTCTGGCAGCTATTCTGACCGCTGTCAGTATCTGTGGCGATTTGCTTGAAAGCTGGCTCAAACGTGCAGGTGGTGTAAAAGACAGTAGCAAGCTTCTGCCTGGACATGGCGGTGTATTCGATCGGGTAGATTCCCTGATAGCCGTACTCAGCGTTTATGCCGCTTTAGTGGTTTGTTTTAATATAAAGTGA